The Desulfoscipio gibsoniae DSM 7213 genome contains a region encoding:
- the secG gene encoding preprotein translocase subunit SecG: protein MAVAEIILTILQVILCLGVIAVVLLQSGKSAGLSGSIAGGAETFFGKKKGLDDFLAKITVFVAIGFAATSLILVVISK from the coding sequence TTGGCTGTTGCCGAAATAATTCTAACTATTTTACAAGTAATCCTATGTTTGGGTGTTATAGCGGTGGTTTTGCTGCAATCAGGTAAGAGCGCCGGTTTATCCGGGTCTATTGCCGGTGGGGCTGAAACCTTTTTTGGCAAAAAAAAGGGCCTGGACGATTTTTTAGCTAAAATTACTGTCTTTGTAGCAATTGGATTTGCCGCCACCTCATTAATACTTGTAGTTATTTCAAAATAA